A segment of the Ruminococcus albus 7 = DSM 20455 genome:
TTCTTCTTGCGGCGAAGTATATTTCTTACTGTGTGGCGGTCAGAACGGAAATGCTTTTCAGTGGTGTAGCGCATTTTATTTCTGCCGTACTGATCTCTTGATGCAGTCACCGGATTTTGTATTTCGGCAACTGTACATTCAGAAAGTGAAAATGTAGTTCTGTGGACAGGGAAAGCAAGGCTGTGTCCGTTGTTTGAATACTCAACTGAACAGCCTATTTTTATTATTCCTGCTTTTCTGAGGTGTGCTATCGCTTTTCTGACGGTCTGAACAGATATTCCGAGCTGTTCTGCAATAGCTTTGTACGCCGTGAATTTACTTTTGAAAACAAGGTCGTTGGTGACATCGCCTGATTTAGACAAACGGAAAAAAAGGTACATCAGCACTCGTATTTCCGCATGATGCATAGTTTTGAGGCTTTGCGCCTTTAACCATACAAAATCTATGTTTATGTAGTTGCTGAATGGCTTGTCCTCGCCCGCATATGCCATTTCAAAGTCATTATAAGGTATTTTAAGGATGATCTCCGCATTGCAGTTCTTATCTTT
Coding sequences within it:
- a CDS encoding HTH domain-containing protein — its product is MQTIKDWIFKALYRTKEIPKSALTLEIYLASHCDVNGRISIYHRDIEETLCIDTKTFYASVKFLENTFVTINLPNGNKIKTPLIIREPKDKNCNAEIILKIPYNDFEMAYAGEDKPFSNYINIDFVWLKAQSLKTMHHAEIRVLMYLFFRLSKSGDVTNDLVFKSKFTAYKAIAEQLGISVQTVRKAIAHLRKAGIIKIGCSVEYSNNGHSLAFPVHRTTFSLSECTVAEIQNPVTASRDQYGRNKMRYTTEKHFRSDRHTVRNILRRKKKSNVSLQELNDIAALVHQYRTTAASLGRKIESVIEQAISNCVIIKAKLVHSSIKDILCT